The following proteins are encoded in a genomic region of Hemibagrus wyckioides isolate EC202008001 linkage group LG29, SWU_Hwy_1.0, whole genome shotgun sequence:
- the LOC131349384 gene encoding serine-rich adhesin for platelets-like isoform X1: MKRKELIMLTIGILLRAVSGESYTSATSPTVPAETITETLETLTTLSEISESTVVTFFTSPSSSDGTTGGTTLETLTSLSETSESTVVTFFTSPSSSAGTTAGTTLETPKCTSETSQSTVVATSTSPSSSDGTTAETTLETPKCTSETSQSTVVATSTSPSSSDGTTAETTLETPTSPSETSESTIVTSSTPPTTSDGTTAGTTLETPTTLSETSQSTVVTSSSSPSSSDGTTAGTTLETPKSTSETSQYTVVATSTSPSSSDGTTAETTIETPTSLSETSESTIVTSSTPPTSSAGTTAGTTLGISTTLSETSESTAVTSSTSPTSSAGTTAGTTLGTTPTPGETSESTVVTSSTSQTSSAETTAGTTLGSPTTLSETSESTVETSSTSQTSSTGTTAGTTMGTPTTLSETSESTVVTSSTSPTSSAGTTAETTLETPTSPSETSESTIVTSSTPPTTSAGTTAGMTLETPTTLSETSESTVVTSSTSQTSSAGTTAGTTLETPTTLSETSESTVVTSSTSQTSSPGTTAGTTLETPTTLSETSESTVVTSSTSQTSSAGTTAGTTLGTPTTLSETSESTVETSTSQTSSAGTTAGTTLETPTTLSETSESTVVTSSTSQTSSAGTTAGTTLETPTTLSETSESTVVTSSTSQTSSAGTTAGTTLETPTTLSETSESTVVTSSTSQTSSPGTTAGTTLETPTTLSETSESTVETSTSQTSSAGTTAGTTLGTPTTLSETSESTVETSTSQTSSAGTTAGTTLGTPTTLSETPVSTAVTSTISPTSSAGTTAGSTAGSTAGTTAQMTLGTSTDVSHASTGSTAVTETSMTIADTTETPSRSTTDISVTPTSTELSSTTSPALVTSISASTVASQPPSTSVTPTSSGPLFLMQIKFITEEAFNNDLLNSSSSAYNDRATRIKNEFTVILQVRFPNFRILLVLRFSSGSTVSYVDLFFAESLPPDSSVINALMNANTSFQITGVFVIGASTESPPMTSTQTATTAATTDITTEVLTSTSSTTAAVSETSTTLLTTESTIQMSTSVRSETESTTVITIETSTVATSEPASSTISRSTTGVTPESTTSVTSEPASSTVSRSTTGITPEPASSTLPSSTTGVTLETSTVATSEPASSTASRSSTGVTSEPASSTLPSSSTGITLETSTVITSAPASSTLSGSTTSITPETPTVITSQPASTTLSSSTTGVTPESSTSVTSEPASSTLSSSTTGITLETSTVVTSEPASSTLSGSTTGITLETSTSVTSEPATSTLSGSTTGITLETSTDVTSEPASSTLSGSTTGITPETSTGVTSEPASSTLSSSTSGITLETSTSITSEPATSTISGSTTDSTLETSTGVTSEPASSTLSSSSTGVTSEPASSTFSSSSTGVTSGPASSTLSSSTSGITLETSTSITSEPATSTISGSTTDSTLETSTGVTSEPASSTLSSSSTGVTSEPASSTLSGSTTGITLETSTGVTSEPASSTLSGSTTGITLETSTGFTSKPASSTLSGPTTGITLETSTSVTSEPATSTVSRSTTSITPETSTGVISEPASSTLSSSTTGITPETSTGVTSEPASSTLSGSTTAVTLDTSTGVTSEPAPSTLSRSTTAITPETSTGVTSGPSSSTLSSSTTGVTPETSTGVISEPASSTLSGSTTAITPETSTGVTSEPASSTLSRSTTGITPETSTGVTSGPSSSTLSSSTTGVTPETSTGVTSEPASSTLSSSTTGITPETSTGVTSEPASSTLSRSTTVITPETSTSVTSEPASSTLSGSTTGVTLETSTGVTSGPSSSTLSRSTTVITPETSTSVTSEPASSTLSRSTTAITPETSTGVTSEPASSTLSGSTTGITPETSTGVTSGPASTTLSSSTTGVTSEPASSTLSRSTTGITPETSTGVTSEPASSTLSSSTTGITPETSTGVTSEPASSTLSRSTTAVTPETSTGVTSEPASSTLSRSTTAITPETSTGVTSEPASSTLSGSTTGITPETSTGVTSGPASSTLSGSTTGITPETSTGVTSGPASTTLSSSTTGVTSEPASSTLSRSTTAVTPETSTGVTSEPASSTLSSSTTGITPETSTGVTSEPASSTLSRSTTGITPETSTGVTSEPASSTLSRSTTGITPETSTGVTSEPASSTLSRSTTAVTPETSTGVTSEPASSTLSRSTTAVTPETSTGVTSEPASSTLSGSTTGITPETSTGVTSGPASTTLSSSTTGVTSEPASSTLSRSTTAVTPETSTGVTSEPASSTLSRSTTAVTPETSTGVTSEPASSTLSSSTTGITPETSTGVTSEPASSTLSRSTTGITPETSTGVTSEPASSTLSRSTTGITPETSTGVTSEPASSTLSRSTTGITPETSTGVTSGPASTTLSSSTTGVTSEPASSTLSRSTTAVTPETSTGVTSEPASSTLSSSTTGITPETSTGVTSEPASSTLSRSTTAVTPETSTGVTSEPASSTLSSSTTGITPETSTGVTSEPASSTLSRSTTVITPETSTGVTSEPASSTLSRSTTVITPETSTGVTSEPASSTLSRSTTVITPETSTGVTSEPASSTLSGSTTGITPETSTGVTSGPASTTLSSSTTAVTPETSTGVTSQPAPSTLSRSTTAVTPETSTGVTSQPAPSTLSRSTTAVTPETSTGVTSQPAPSTLSRSTTAVTPLTSTGVTSQPAPSTLSRSTTAVTPDTSTGVTSQPASSTLSSSTTGITPETSTGVTSEPASSTLSRSTTGITPETSTGVTSQSVPISPSTVTTDKFTTSSAADIRYISFTTNETFVSELSNSSSPAFTDRKSKVISKITPIFRENYKNFQNLTVIRFRSGSIISDMRLEFTYLEGYPSNNVIITILMTADTGFNITSAFVTYFATTTTTFPTTTPTTNITTTAAQPTNSTSTTAAQLTNATSSTTATQTNTSTTTTIAQPTNTTTTTTAPQTNTSTTTTAPQTNTTTTTTIAQPTNTTTTTTATQTNSSTTTTIAPQTNITTTTTATQTNTTTTTTTAPQTNITTTTTATQTNTTTTTTTAPQTNTSTTTTIAPQTNITTTTTATQTNTTTTTTIAQPTNTTTTTTAPQTNTSTTTTIAPQTNITTTTTATQTNTTTTTTIAQPTNTTTTTTIAQPTNTTSTTTIAQPANTTTTTTAPQTNTTTTTTIAPQTNTTTTTTIAQPANTTTTTTIAQPTNTTTTTTAPQTNTTTTTTIAQPTNTTTTTTAPQTNTTTTTTIAQPTNTTTTTTAPQTNTTTTTTIAQPKNTTTTTTVAQPANTTTTTTAPQTNTTTTTTIAQPKNTTTTTTIAQPANTTTTTTIAQPTNTTTTTTAPQTNTTTTTTIAQPTNTTTTTIAQPTNTTTTTTAPQTNTTTTTTIAQPTNTTTTTTAPQTNTTTTTTTAPQTNTTTTTTAPQTNTTTTTTAPQTNTTTTTTIAQPTNTTTTTTAPQTNTTTTTTAPQTNTTTTTTAPQTNTTTTTTIAQSTNTTTTTATQQTNTTTTTTLKTTTTPKPTTTTTPPTTAAATTTVAPTRPPPSVEMSVGIKYTYVEELNNPNSKEFKQLAEIVAVVLEQIYRNIYGPRFLRAIILAFRPLTKRAGDNTQADVQLIFNENTIIPIPTGEEVVSVLKDVAINNNTFVVQFDPTEITLINEPYKIDVQFRTNGTFTEQLSNTTSALFINRTIMIKNGLSPFFIADFPTTFSLLTMSNYSNGTATSGKAANDSILSFMELDYARSGGSPNITQIAQTIIRAAKNDTLPFQIFLNEIIVNGTLFSSSDVSSKISVLMACFMVAVSLLFTRYS, encoded by the exons atgaaaagaaaagaattgatCATGTTGACGATAG GTATCCTTCTGAGAGCTGTAAGTGGAGAAAGCTACACTTCTGCAACATCACCAACTGTTCCAGCTGAAACAATTACAGAAACATTAGAAACCCTAACAACTCTTAGTGAAATATCAGAATCCACAGTTGTCACATTTTTCACATCACCAAGTTCTTCAGATGGAACAACTGGAGGAACGACACTGGAAACCCTAACTAGTCTTAGTGAAACATCAGAATCCACAGTTGTCACATTTTTCACATCACCAAGTTCTTCTGCTGGAACAACAGCAGGAACGACACTGGAAACCCCAAAATGTACAAGTGAAACATCACAATCTACAGTTGTTGCAACTTCAACATCACCAAGTTCTTCTGATGGAACAACTGCAGAAACAACACTGGAAACCCCAAAATGTACAAGTGAAACATCACAATCTACAGTTGTTGCAACTTCAACATCACCAAGTTCTTCTGATGGAACAACTGCAGAAACAACACTGGAAACCCCAACTAGTCCAAGTGAAACATCAGAATCCACAATTGTCACATCTTCAACACCACCAACTACTTCTGATGGAACAACTGCAGGAACGACGCTGGAAACCCCAACTACTCTTAGTGAAACATCACAATCCACAGTTGtcacatcttcatcatcaccaagTTCCTCTGATGGAACAACTGCAGGAACGACACTGGAAACCCCAAAAAGTACAAGTGAAACATCACAATATACAGTTGTTGCAACTTCAACATCACCAAGTTCTTCTGATGGAACAACTGCAGAAACGACAATAGAAACCCCAACTAGTCTAAGTGAAACATCAGAATCCACAATTGTCACATCTTCAACACCACCAACTTCTTCTGCTGGAACAACTGCAGGCACGACACTGGGAATCTCAACAACTCTTAGTGAAACATCAGAATCCACAGCTGTCACATCCTCAACATCACCAACTTCTTCTGCTGGAACAACAGCAGGAACGACACTGGGAACCACACCTACTCCTGGTGAAACATCAGAATCCACAGTTgtcacatcttcaacatcacaAACTTCTTCTGCTGAAACAACAGCAGGAACGACACTGGGATCCCCAACTACTCTTAGTGAAACATCAGAATCCACAGTTGaaacatcttcaacatcacaAACTTCTTCTACTGGAACAACTGCAGGAACGACAATGGGAACCCCAACTACTCTTAGTGAAACCTCAGAATCCACAGTTgtcacatcttcaacatcaccaACTTCTTCTGCTGGAACAACTGCAGAAACAACACTGGAAACCCCAACTAGTCCAAGTGAAACATCAGAATCCACAATTGTCACATCTTCAACACCACCAACTACTTCTGCTGGAACAACTGCAGGAATGACACTGGAAACCCCAACTACTCTTAGTGAAACATCAGAATCCACAGTTgtcacatcttcaacatcacaAACTTCTTCTGCTGGAACAACTGCAGGAACGACACTGGAAACCCCAACTACTCTTAGTGAAACATCAGAATCCACAGTTgtcacatcttcaacatcacaAACTTCTTCTCCTGGAACAACTGCAGGAACGACACTGGAAACCCCAACTACTCTTAGTGAAACATCAGAATCCACAGTTgtcacatcttcaacatcacaAACTTCTTCTGCTGGAACAACTGCAGGAACGACACTGGGAACCCCAACTACTCTTAGTGAAACATCAGAATCCACAGTtgaaacatcaacatcacaaaCTTCTTCTGCTGGAACAACTGCAGGAACGACACTGGAAACCCCAACTACTCTTAGTGAAACATCAGAATCCACAGTTgtcacatcttcaacatcacaAACTTCTTCTGCTGGAACAACTGCAGGAACGACACTGGAAACCCCAACTACTCTTAGTGAAACATCAGAATCCACAGTTgtcacatcttcaacatcacaAACTTCTTCTGCTGGAACAACTGCAGGAACGACACTGGAAACCCCAACTACTCTTAGTGAAACATCAGAATCCACAGTTgtcacatcttcaacatcacaAACTTCTTCTCCTGGAACAACTGCAGGAACGACACTGGAAACCCCAACTACTCTTAGTGAAACATCAGAATCCACAGTtgaaacatcaacatcacaaaCTTCTTCTGCTGGAACAACTGCAGGAACGACACTGGGAACCCCAACTACTCTTAGTGAAACATCAGAATCCACAGTtgaaacatcaacatcacaaaCTTCTTCTGCTGGAACAACTGCAGGAACGACACTGGGAACCCCAACTACTCTTAGTGAAACACCAGTATCCACAGCTGTCACATCTACAATATCACCAACTTCTTCTGCTGGAACAACTGCAGGATCAACTGCAGGATCAACTGCAGGAACAACTGCACAAATGACACTGGGAACCTCAACTGATGTTAGCCATGCATCAACTGGATCAACTGCTGTTACTGAAACATCAATGACTATAGCAGACACGACAGAAACCCCATCAAGATCAACTACAG ACATTAGTGTTACACCAACATCTACAGAACTATCATCAACTACAAGTCCTGCCTTGGTAACATCAATCAGTGCTAGTACAGTTGCATCACAACCTCCATCTACTTCAG TTACCCCTACAAGCTCTGGCCCACTTTTCTTAATGCAAATTAAATTTATCACAGAAGAAGCATTTAATAATGACTTATTAAACTCATCTTCATCTGCCTACAATGACCGTGCAACTCGCATAAAAAATGAG TTTACAGTAATTCTTCAGGTCAGATTCCCTAACTTCAGGATACTGTTAGTACTTAGATTCAG CTCTGGGTCAACTGTTTCATATGTTGACTTATTCTTTGCTGAAAGTCTGCCTCCTGATTCTTCAGTTATTAATGCATTGATGAATGCAAATACAAGCTTTCAAATTACAGGCGTCTTTG TAATTGGAGCTTCAACTGAATCACCCCCAATGACTTCAACACAGACTGCAACAACTGCAGCTacaacagacatcacaacaGAAGTTTTAACTAGCACCAGCTCTACTACAGCTGCTGTCTCAGAAACATCAACTACCCTGTTGACTACAGAGAGTACAATACAAATGTCAACAAGCGTAAGATCTGAAACAGAATCCACCACAGTTATCACAATAGAAACCTCCACAGTTGCtacatcagaaccagcatctaGCACTATTTCAAGATCAACTACAGGTGTCACACCAGAATCCACCACATCTGTtacatcagaaccagcatctaGTACTGTTTCAAGATCAACTACAGGTATCACACCAGAACCAGCATCTAGCACTCTACCAAGCTCAACTACAGGAGTCACACTGGAAACCTCTACAGTTGCtacatcagaaccagcatctaGCACTGCTTCAAGATCATCTACAGGTGTcacatcagaaccagcatctaGCACTCTACCAAGCTCATCTACAGGCATCACACTGGAAACATCAACAGTTATTACATCAGCACCAGCATCTAGCACTCTTTCAGGATCAACTACAAGCATCACACCAGAAACCCCAACAGTTATAACATCACAACCAGCATCTACCACTCTTTCAAGCTCAACTACAGGTGTTACACCAGAATCCTCCACATCTGTtacatcagaaccagcatctaGCACTCTTTCAAGCTCAACTACAGGCATCACACTGGAAACCTCCACAGTGGTtacatcagaaccagcatctaGCACTCTTTCAGGATCAACCACAGGCATCACACTGGAAACCTCaacaagtgtcacatcagaacCTGCGACTAGCACTCTTTCAGGATCAACCACAGGCATCACACTGGAAACATCTACAGATGTcacatcagaaccagcatctaGCACTCTTTCAGGATCAACCACAGGAATCACACCAGAAACCTCAACAGGTGTcacatcagaaccagcatctaGCACTCTTTCAAGCTCAACTTCAGGCATCACACTGGAAACCTCAACAAGTATCACATCAGAACCAGCAACAAGCACTATTTCAGGATCAACCACAGACAGCACACTGGAAACATCAACAGGTGTCACATCAGAGCCAGCATCTAGCACTCTTTCAAGCTCATCTACAGGTGTtacatcagaaccagcatctaGCACCTTTTCAAGCTCATCTACAGGTGTCACATCAGGACCAGCATCTAGCACTCTTTCAAGCTCAACTTCAGGCATCACACTGGAAACCTCAACAAGTATCACATCAGAACCAGCAACAAGCACTATTTCAGGATCAACCACAGACAGCACACTGGAAACATCAACAGGTGTCACATCAGAGCCAGCATCTAGCACCCTTTCAAGCTCATCTACAGGTGTtacatcagaaccagcatctaGCACTCTTTCAGGATCAACCACAGGCATCACACTGGAAACCTCTACAGGTGTtacatcagaaccagcatctaGCACTCTTTCAGGATCAACCACAGGCATCACACTGGAAACCTCTACAGGTTTTACATCAAAACCAGCATCTAGCACTCTTTCAGGACCAACTACAGGCATCACACTGGAAACCTCaacaagtgtcacatcagaacCAGCAACTAGCACTGTTTCACGATCAACCACAAGCATCACACCGGAAACATCAACAGGTGTcatatcagaaccagcatctaGCACTCTTTCAAGCTCAACTACAGGCATCACACCAGAAACCTCTACAGGTGTcacatcagaaccagcatctaGCACCCTTTCAGGATCAACTACAGCCGTCACACTAGACACCTCAACAGGTGTCACATCAGAGCCAGCACCTAGCACTCTTTCAAGATCAACTACAGCCATCACACCGGAAACATCGACAGGTGTCACATCAGGACCATCATCTAGCACTCTTTCAAGCTCAACTACAGGCGTCACACCAGAAACCTCTACAGGTGTcatatcagaaccagcatctaGCACTCTTTCGGGATCAACTACAGCCATCACACCAGAAACCTCAACAGGTGTCACATCAGAGCCAGCATCTAGCACTCTTTCAAGATCAACCACAGGCATCACACCGGAAACATCAACAGGTGTCACATCGGGACCATCATCTAGCACTCTTTCAAGCTCAACTACAGGCGTCACACCAGAAACCTCAACAGGTGTCACATCAGAGCCAGCATCTAGCACTCTTTCAAGCTCAACTACAGGCATCACACCAGAAACCTCTACAGGTGTcacatcagaaccagcatctaGCACTCTTTCAAGATCAACTACAGTCATCACACCAGAAACCTCaacaagtgtcacatcagagcCAGCATCTAGCACTCTTTCAGGATCAACCACAGGTGTCACACTAGAAACATCAACAGGTGTCACATCAGGACCATCATCTAGCACTCTTTCAAGATCAACTACAGTCATCACACCAGAAACCTCaacaagtgtcacatcagagcCAGCATCTAGCACTCTTTCAAGATCAACTACAGCCATCACACCAGAAACCTCAACAGGTGTCACATCAGAGCCAGCATCTAGCACTCTTTCAGGATCAACCACAGGCATCACACCGGAAACATCAACAGGTGTCACATCAGGACCAGCATCTACCACTCTTTCAAGCTCAACTACAGGTGTCACATCAGAGCCAGCATCTAGCACTCTTTCAAGATCAACTACAGGCATCACACCAGAAACCTCAACAGGTGTCACATCAGAGCCAGCATCTAGCACTCTTTCAAGCTCAACTACAGGCATCACACCAGAAACCTCTACAGGTGTCACATCAGAGCCAGCATCTAGCACTCTTTCAAGATCAACTACAGCTGTCACGCCAGAAACCTCAACAGGTGTCACATCAGAGCCAGCATCTAGCACTCTTTCAAGATCAACTACAGCCATCACACCAGAAACCTCAACAGGTGTCACATCAGAGCCAGCATCTAGCACTCTTTCAGGATCAACCACAGGCATCACACCGGAAACATCAACAGGTGTCACATCAGGACCAGCATCTAGCACTCTTTCAGGATCAACCACAGGCATCACACCGGAAACATCAACAGGTGTCACATCAGGACCAGCATCTACCACTCTTTCAAGCTCAACTACAGGTGTCACATCAGAGCCAGCATCTAGCACTCTTTCAAGATCAACTACAGCTGTCACACCAGAAACCTCAACAGGTGTCACATCAGAGCCAGCATCTAGCACTCTTTCAAGCTCAACTACAGGCATCACACCAGAAACCTCTACAGGTGTCACATCAGAGCCAGCATCTAGCACTCTTTCAAGATCAACTACAGGCATCACACCAGAAACCTCTACAGGTGTCACATCAGAGCCAGCATCTAGCACTCTTTCAAGATCAACCACAGGCATCACACCGGAAACATCAACAGGTGTCACATCAGAGCCAGCATCTAGCACTCTTTCAAGATCAACTACAGCTGTCACGCCAGAAACCTCAACAGGTGTCACATCAGAGCCAGCATCTAGCACTCTTTCAAGATCAACTACAGCCGTCACACCAGAAACCTCAACAGGTGTCACATCAGAGCCAGCATCTAGCACTCTTTCAGGATCAACCACAGGCATCACACCGGAAACATCAACAGGTGTCACATCAGGACCAGCATCTACCACTCTTTCAAGCTCAACTACAGGTGTCACATCAGAGCCAGCATCTAGCACTCTTTCAAGATCAACTACAGCTGTCACACCAGAAACCTCAACAGGTGTcacatcagaaccagcatctaGCACTCTTTCAAGATCAACTACAGCTGTCACACCAGAAACCTCAACAGGTGTCACATCAGAGCCAGCATCTAGCACTCTTTCAAGCTCAACTACAGGCATCACACCAGAAACCTCTACAGGTGTCACATCAGAGCCAGCATCTAGCACTCTTTCAAGATCAACTACAGGCATCACACCAGAAACCTCTACAGGTGTCACATCAGAGCCAGCATCTAGCACTCTTTCAAGATCAACTACAGGCATCACACCAGAAACCTCAACAGGTGTCACATCAGAGCCAGCATCTAGCACTCTTTCAAGATCAACTACAGGCATCACACCGGAAACATCAACAGGTGTCACATCAGGACCAGCATCTACCACTCTTTCAAGCTCAACTACAGGTGTCACATCAGAGCCAGCATCTAGCACTCTTTCAAGATCAACTACAGCTGTCACACCAGAAACCTCAACAGGTGTCACATCAGAGCCAGCATCTAGCACTCTTTCAAGCTCAACTACAGGCATCACACCAGAAACCTCTACAGGTGTcacatcagaaccagcatctaGCACTCTTTCAAGATCAACTACAGCTGTCACACCAGAAACCTCAACAGGTGTCACATCAGAGCCAGCATCTAGCACTCTTTCAAGCTCAACTACAGGCATCACACCAGAAACCTCAACAGGTGTCACATCAGAGCCAGCATCTAGCACTCTTTCAAGATCAACTACAGTCATTACACCAGAAACCTCTACAGGTGTCACATCAGAGCCAGCATCTAGCACTCTTTCAAGATCAACTACAGTCATCACACCAGAAACCTCAACAGGTGTCACATCAGAGCCAGCATCTAGCACTCTTTCAAGATCAACTACAGTCATCACACCAGAAACCTCAACAGGTGTCACATCAGAGCCAGCATCTAGCACTCTTTCAGGATCAACCACAGGCATCACACCGGAAACATCAACAGGTGTCACATCAGGACCAGCATCTACCACTCTTTCAAGCTCAACTACAGCTGTCACACCAGAAACCTCAACAGGTGTCACATCACAGCCAGCACCTAGCACTCTTTCAAGATCAACTACAGCTGTCACACCAGAAACCTCAACAGGTGTCACATCACAGCCAGCACCTAGCACTCTTTCAAGATCAACTACAGCTGTCACACCAGAAACCTCAACAGGTGTCACATCACAGCCAGCACCTAGCACTCTTTCAAGATCAACTACAGCTGTCACACCATTAACCTCAACAGGTGTCACATCACAGCCAGCACCTAGCACTCTTTCAAGATCAACTACAGCTGTCACACCAGACACCTCAACAGGTGTCACATCACAGCCAGCATCTAGCACTCTTTCAAGCTCAACTACAGGCATCACACCAGAAACCTCTACAGGTGTCACATCAGAGCCAGCATCTAGCACTCTTTCAAGATCAACTACAGGCATCACACCAGAAACCTCTACAGGTGTCACATCTCAATCAGTGCCAATTTCTCCATCCACAGTAACTACAG ATAAATTTACAACATCAAGTGCAGCTGATATACGGTACATTAGCTTTACAACAAATGAAACATTTGTTTCTGAACTTTCAAACTCATCTTCACCTGCCTTCACTGACAGAAAATCCAAAGTTATATCAAAG ATTACACCAATCTTCAGGGAGAACTATAAGAACTTCCAAAATCTAACTGTGATTAGGTTCAG GTCTGGATCAATCATCTCAGATATGAGATTAGAGTTCACATATCTTGAGGGTTATCCCAGTAATAATGTTATCATTACCATACTAATGACAGCAGATACAGGTTTTAACATTACAAGTGCTTTTG TAACTTATtttgctactactacgactactTTTCCAACCACTACACCGACAACCAACATTACCACCACAGCAGCACAACCAACAAACTCTACTTCCACCACAGCAGCACAACTAACAAACGCTACTTCCTCCACAACAGCAACTCAAACAAACACTAGTACCACCACAACAATAGCACAACCAACaaacactactaccactacaacAGCACCTCAAACAAACACTAGTACCACTACAACAGCACCTCAAACaaacactactaccaccacaacaatagcacaaccaacaaacactactactaccacaacAGCAACTCAAACAAACAGTAGTACCACCACAACAATAGCACCTCAAACAAAcatcactaccaccacaacagcaactcaaacaaacactactaccaccacaacaacagcacctcaaacaaacatcactaccaccacaacagcaactcaaacaaacactactaccaccacaacaacagcacctcaaacaaacactagtaccaccacaacaatagcacctcaaacaaacatcactaccaccacaacagcaactcaaacaaacactactaccaccacaacaatagcacaaccaacaaacactactaccaccacaacagcacctcaaacaaacactagtaccaccacaacaatagcacctcaaacaaacatcactaccaccacaacagcaactcaaacaaacactactaccaccacaacaatagcacaaccaacaaacactactaccaccacaacAATAGCACAACCAACAAACACTACTTCCACCACAACAATAGCACAACCAGCaaacactactaccaccacaacagcacctcaaacaaacactactaccaccacaacaatagcacctcaaacaaacactactaccaccacaacAATAGCACAACCAGCaaacactactaccaccacaacaatagcacaaccaacaaacactactaccaccacaacagcacctcaaacaaacactactaccaccacaacaatagcacaaccaacaaacactactaccaccacaacagcacctcaaacaaacactactaccaccacaacaatagcacaaccaacaaacactactaccaccacaacagcacctcaaacaaacactactaccaccacaacAATAGCACAACCAAAaaacactactaccaccacaacAGTAGCACAACCAGCaaacactactaccaccacaacagcacctcaaacaaacactactaccaccacaacAATAGCACAACCAAAaaacactactaccaccacaacAATAGCACAACCAGCaaacactactaccaccacaacaatagcacaaccaacaaacactactaccaccacaacagcacctcaaacaaacactactaccaccacaacAATAGCACAACCAACAAACACTACTACCACAACAATAGCACAACCAACaaacactactaccaccacaacagcacctcaaacaaacactactaccaccacaacaatagcacaaccaacaaacactactaccaccacaacagcacctcaaacaaacactactaccaccacaacaacagcacctcaaacaaacactactaccaccacaacagcacctcaaacaaacactactaccaccacaacagcacctcaaacaaacactactaccaccacaacaatagcacaaccaacaaacactactaccaccacaacagcacctcaaacaaacactactaccaccacaacagcacctcaaacaaacactactaccaccacaacagcacctcaaacaaacactactaccaccacaacAATAGCACAATCAACaaacactactaccaccacagcaacacaacaaacaaacactactaccaccacaacACTTAAAACTACTACAACACCAAAaccaacaaccacaacaacacctccaacaacagcagcagcaacaacaacagttgCACCAACCCGTCCACCACCATCTGTTGAGATGAGTGTTGGTATCAAGTATACATATGTTGAGGAACTTAATAATCCTAACAGCAAGGAATTCAAACAACTGGCTGAGATTGTGGCTGTAGTG ttgGAACAAatctatagaaatatatatgGACCTAGGTTCCTCCGGGCCATTATCCTAGCCTTCAG ACCTTTGACCAAACGTGCAGGTGATAATACCCAAGCAGACGTCCAGCTGATATTCAATGAGAACACCATAATACCAATACCAACTGGTGAAGAAGTAGTGAGTGTTCTGAAAGATGTTGcaataaataacaacacattcGTTGTGCAATTTGATCCCACTGAAATCACTCTCATCA ATGAGCCATACAAAATCGATGTGCAGTTCCGAACAAATGGCACTTTCACAGAACAACTCTCAAACACGACCTcagctttatttataaacagaACAATCATGATTAAAAATGGA